The Etheostoma cragini isolate CJK2018 chromosome 5, CSU_Ecrag_1.0, whole genome shotgun sequence genome contains a region encoding:
- the LOC117945214 gene encoding uncharacterized protein LOC117945214 — protein MPRSAAKSQAEKQRPKSSVPVNTPPTPDLKVEDIIPGRLTQAQWTDMLIQEDADEAVAVIMEDVLSNVMERCLKLKIERQLVPFSASWAKSYLTHILEQQILCADEGEAPEEAAKTEDSEPIPTSDAWVQGCVPVVNATLHPATPQGADIDQVPVQTEPRVDQLCNVKAQTKSSPKQSEKKTNHRKHVRYECFRVHSPNPSTKIGLRKKQQVKLPPVSVPGKLLPPLSCSAEKEDVDIGGKNGTRSVYNHTTGSLFQHKNFQPIPRLDPSSLPQHCIFPQYEIVDGNYTKPNSKKANGLSKLEPRYNKKQTETGTSLKQLTSSKDNPAKFQRRNEADVWLKTLCPSTHRNEVIVSSQSLRLDTMVLAKGVSLLDPQAIENNSLKCYPPTQSTKLSPIRSDAAVPLFSVDQFTTGPPPQVTPLFQSKECNFKM, from the exons AATGGACAGACATGTTGATCCAAGAGGATGCAGATGAGGCAGTGGCGGTGATCATGGAGGACGTGTTGAGCAACGTCATGGAACGCtgtcttaaattaaaaattgaaaGACAG CTTGTACCTTTCTCCGCATCCTGGGCCAAGAGCTACCTCACACATATTCTAGAGCAGCAAATCCTGTGTGCAGATGAAGGAGAAGCACCAGAGGAAGCAGCTAAAACAGAAGACTCTGAGCCTATTCCAACTTCAGATGCCTGGGTTCAAGGATGTGTGCCTGTTGTAAATGCTACACTTCACCCCGCCACACCACAG GGGGCTGACATTGACCAGGTTCCAGTACAAACAGAGCCAAGAGTTGATCAACTATGTAATGTTAAGGCCCAAACAAAAAGTTCTCCAAAGcaatctgaaaagaaaacaaatcacagGAAGCATGTCCGTTACGAGTGCTTTAGAGTGCATAGTCCTAACCCCTCAACAAAAATTGGTCTAAGGAAAAAGCAGCAGGTTAAACTACCCCCCGTGTCTGTTCCAGGCAAATTACTGCCACCCCTGTCCTGttcagcagaaaaagaagatgTGGATATAGGAGGTAAAAATGGTACACGTTCTGTTTATAACCACACGACTGGATCGTTATTTCAGCATAAGAACTTCCAACCCATACCAAGGCTTGATCCCTCCAGTCTGCCTCAACATTGCATCTTTCCTCAGTATGAGATTGTGGATGGCAACTACACAAAACCCAACTCCAAGAAAGCAAATGGACTATCCAAATTAGAACCAAGATATAACAAGAAGCAAACTGAGACAGGTACCTCACTGAAGCAGCTAACCAGCTCCAAGGATAACCCAGCAAAGTTTCAGAGGAGAAACGAGGCAGATGTCTGGCTAAAGACATTGTGTCCTTCTACACATAGAAATGAAGTGATTGTGTCCTCTCAGTCTCTGAGGCTGGACACAATGGTTTTGGCCAAGGGAGTTTCACTGTTGGATCCCCAGGCAATTGAAAATAACTCTCTCAAATGTTACCCTCCTACCCAGTCTACCAAGCTGAGTCCGATACGAAGTGATGCAGCTGTGCCACTGTTTTCCGTTGATCAGTTTACTACAGGTCCACCACCTCAGGTCACCCCATTGTTTCAGTCCAAGGAATGCAACTTTAAGATGTAG